A single genomic interval of Lentimicrobium saccharophilum harbors:
- a CDS encoding alpha-L-rhamnosidase-related protein produces MIKRIIFFSGLLLTCLPAAYCQEHAKTIYHSEAYSIYQNKVVQDSFTATATSATSLTSDYKSPENGRYSPDIIFKFSINLRDNEMASGHDHKVTLQPVNGQCTTTVRFGKQFTQTAETTGYDNLGQNTRWVLRLDMREVLYAFEKQGFYTLYNGEKLYRDDFKGVYVAGNQPPLSWDFNNLNSQPGLQLTDEDHDGIFQTTLVMNSHDNSKTTASSWTLSKDISAFPAYHSDYLISDALYNLALEEMVKAVEPDSTFRTGKEWAGVWTRDISYSIILSMAYLQPQVAMNSLMRKVKNGRIIQDTGTGGAYPVSTDRMIWAVAAWEVYKATGSKEWLDQIYPIIRNSVEDDLHNICNPETGLVKGESSFLDWREQTYPRWMQPADIFSSENLGTNAVHYQANIVLAEIAGRLGESEATGKYLENAGKIKAGINKFLWMPDKGYYGQYLYGRNFQLLSPRSEALGEALCILFGISGQDQSISIVRKVPVTDFGIPCIFPQIPGIPPYHNNGIWPFVQSYWALASAKAGNENAVVESIAAIYRPAALFLTNKENFVAGSGDYAGTQINSDNMLWSLSGSIALVHKILFGLELRTDSLSFQPFIPEALSGKQSLTGFRYRDMVLDIETEGYGNKILRFTIDDIATNAFAVPATLKGKHRIKIILDGFTGAENTINKCANDFSPETPQVKYEDGILSWDIIENATGYIIICNGKTIDTTHDNHYRVESNGYAEFQVVAKGLSNTISFASEPLAVYEKDMCISLNIEDFAGPVAGEFRDYTGRGYIMLRKNENGDITIPVDIPEKGTYSIQIRYANGNGPVNTENKCAVRSLKLNGIDSGIFVFPQRGAGEWSNWGLSNVAIVSMEKGGNILQLSYRPENENMHGEVNDVAVDSIMLIKTGL; encoded by the coding sequence ATGATAAAGCGAATTATTTTTTTCTCCGGCCTTCTGCTCACTTGCTTGCCGGCAGCATACTGTCAGGAACACGCAAAGACAATTTATCACTCCGAAGCATATTCCATTTATCAAAACAAGGTAGTACAGGACAGTTTCACAGCAACTGCCACATCAGCCACAAGCCTGACATCTGATTACAAAAGCCCTGAAAATGGCAGATACAGCCCGGATATAATTTTTAAATTCAGTATCAACCTGCGCGACAATGAAATGGCCTCAGGGCACGATCATAAAGTCACCCTGCAGCCGGTCAACGGACAATGCACCACAACAGTCCGGTTTGGAAAACAATTTACTCAAACAGCAGAAACAACCGGTTATGACAACCTGGGCCAAAACACACGCTGGGTATTGCGCCTCGACATGCGGGAAGTTTTGTATGCCTTTGAAAAACAAGGTTTCTACACGTTGTATAACGGTGAAAAACTCTACCGTGATGACTTTAAGGGTGTATATGTTGCCGGCAATCAGCCGCCACTGAGCTGGGATTTCAACAATCTGAACTCACAGCCCGGCCTGCAGCTTACTGACGAAGACCATGACGGCATCTTCCAAACCACCCTGGTAATGAATTCGCATGACAACAGCAAAACCACCGCGTCATCATGGACACTGTCAAAGGACATCTCCGCATTCCCGGCCTATCATTCTGACTATCTGATATCCGACGCATTGTATAACCTTGCCCTGGAGGAGATGGTGAAAGCGGTTGAACCCGACAGCACATTCAGAACAGGTAAGGAGTGGGCTGGTGTGTGGACGCGCGATATCAGTTACAGCATCATCCTGTCCATGGCATATCTGCAACCGCAGGTAGCCATGAACAGCCTTATGCGTAAGGTAAAAAATGGCAGAATTATTCAGGACACCGGCACAGGGGGAGCATATCCGGTTTCAACCGACAGGATGATCTGGGCCGTAGCAGCATGGGAAGTCTATAAAGCCACCGGCAGCAAGGAGTGGCTGGATCAAATTTACCCTATAATAAGAAACTCCGTTGAGGATGATCTTCACAATATCTGCAATCCGGAAACCGGCCTGGTAAAAGGCGAATCATCGTTTCTCGACTGGAGGGAACAGACCTATCCCCGGTGGATGCAGCCTGCCGATATCTTTTCTTCAGAAAACCTTGGCACCAACGCCGTTCATTATCAGGCAAATATCGTCCTTGCTGAGATTGCCGGCCGTTTGGGCGAGTCAGAAGCAACCGGAAAATACCTGGAAAATGCAGGAAAAATCAAAGCCGGAATCAACAAATTTCTATGGATGCCCGACAAAGGATACTATGGGCAGTATCTTTACGGCCGAAATTTCCAATTGCTGTCACCAAGATCTGAAGCCCTTGGAGAAGCGCTTTGCATCCTGTTTGGAATCAGCGGTCAGGACCAAAGCATTTCCATAGTAAGGAAAGTGCCGGTAACCGACTTCGGGATTCCGTGCATCTTTCCGCAGATACCCGGCATACCCCCTTACCATAACAATGGCATCTGGCCTTTTGTACAATCATACTGGGCCCTGGCCTCGGCCAAAGCAGGAAACGAGAATGCCGTGGTTGAGTCCATCGCTGCTATATACAGACCTGCAGCCCTGTTTCTTACCAATAAAGAAAATTTTGTAGCCGGATCGGGCGATTATGCAGGCACACAAATCAATTCGGACAACATGCTCTGGAGCCTCTCCGGCAGCATCGCCCTGGTGCACAAAATCCTTTTCGGGCTGGAATTAAGAACAGACAGCCTTTCATTTCAACCTTTTATTCCCGAAGCACTCAGCGGCAAACAATCACTAACCGGATTCAGGTACCGCGATATGGTGCTCGACATTGAAACGGAAGGTTACGGCAATAAAATCCTCCGTTTTACCATAGATGATATAGCAACCAATGCCTTTGCAGTTCCCGCCACCCTTAAAGGAAAGCACAGGATAAAAATCATCCTCGACGGCTTTACAGGAGCCGAAAACACCATCAACAAATGCGCGAATGATTTTTCGCCCGAAACGCCCCAGGTGAAATATGAAGATGGTATACTTTCATGGGATATTATTGAAAATGCAACCGGATACATAATCATCTGCAATGGAAAGACCATTGACACCACGCATGATAACCACTACCGGGTTGAATCGAACGGATATGCAGAGTTCCAGGTTGTAGCAAAAGGACTAAGCAACACCATTTCATTTGCTTCTGAACCATTGGCTGTGTATGAAAAAGATATGTGCATTTCGCTGAATATTGAAGACTTTGCAGGCCCGGTGGCCGGAGAATTCAGGGATTATACAGGGAGAGGCTATATTATGCTTCGCAAAAATGAAAACGGCGATATTACCATTCCTGTAGATATTCCGGAAAAAGGTACATATTCCATACAGATCAGATATGCCAATGGCAACGGGCCGGTTAACACTGAGAATAAATGTGCTGTTCGCAGCCTGAAACTTAATGGAATTGATTCCGGCATATTCGTATTCCCGCAAAGGGGTGCAGGCGAATGGTCAAACTGGGGATTATCCAATGTGGCGATTGTTTCGATGGAAAAAGGGGGAAATATCCTCCAACTCTCCTACAGACCTGAGAATGAAAACATGCATGGCGAGGTCAATGATGTTGCGGTTGACAGCATTATGCTGATAAAGACGGGCTTATGA
- a CDS encoding polyphosphate kinase 2 family protein, with protein sequence MRKKNLLHDPAILAKPGTKIRVSDFDSSYKGILNGKDEGVKLLEENVNELIGLQDKLYAHNRYAVLLIFQAMDAAGKDGTIKHVMSGLNPQGCEVYSFKIPSATELDHDYIWRTYKCLPERGRFGIFNRSYYEEVLVVKVHPEYLLAQNLPGIKTVDAVDRDFWKSRYRQINDLEKHLTENGTIILKFFLNVSKEEQKKRFLERIEDPAKNWKFSSGDVKERAHWDDYMNAYSDMLTSTSTEHAPWFVIPADRKWFMRYAVSNIIINRLKELKVEYPVLPEAEKARLKDAKKMLMEELT encoded by the coding sequence ATGAGAAAGAAAAACCTGCTGCACGACCCGGCCATTCTGGCAAAGCCCGGAACAAAAATCAGGGTATCGGACTTTGATTCGTCCTACAAGGGAATCCTTAACGGGAAAGATGAAGGGGTAAAACTCCTGGAGGAAAACGTGAATGAGCTGATCGGGCTTCAGGATAAACTCTACGCCCATAACCGGTATGCGGTTTTGCTGATATTCCAGGCGATGGATGCTGCGGGCAAGGACGGCACCATCAAGCACGTGATGTCGGGCCTTAATCCCCAGGGCTGTGAAGTCTACAGTTTCAAGATCCCTTCGGCCACTGAGCTGGATCATGATTACATCTGGCGAACCTACAAATGTCTTCCCGAGCGCGGCAGGTTCGGGATATTTAACCGTTCGTATTACGAAGAGGTGCTGGTGGTAAAGGTGCATCCTGAGTACCTGCTGGCGCAGAACCTTCCGGGGATTAAAACCGTGGATGCGGTGGATAGGGATTTCTGGAAAAGCCGTTACCGGCAGATCAACGACCTCGAAAAGCACCTGACCGAGAACGGCACCATTATCCTGAAGTTTTTCCTGAATGTCTCTAAAGAGGAACAGAAGAAGCGTTTTCTGGAGCGCATTGAAGATCCTGCAAAAAACTGGAAATTCTCTTCCGGCGATGTAAAGGAGCGCGCCCACTGGGATGATTATATGAATGCATACAGCGATATGCTCACCTCAACTTCCACCGAACATGCCCCCTGGTTTGTGATCCCGGCCGACCGCAAATGGTTTATGCGATATGCCGTGAGCAATATCATCATCAATCGGCTGAAGGAGCTGAAGGTGGAATATCCCGTGCTGCCCGAAGCGGAGAAAGCCAGACTAAAGGATGCAAAAAAGATGCTGATGGAGGAATTGACTTAA
- a CDS encoding glycoside hydrolase family 31 protein encodes MKILKLLTFFVIVSGTIFARDNDTPAPVFPGNCLSYQITGPQVTFRCESEINVMLKLCSPGIIRFWYEQGEFSRQNESFAVVNDDIDNQLTWSVTEQESGYELYTTSLIIRIKKRPFQVRIYDKYQKLLLEDYGNEGFEKVSDTIICRKLLRDGENIYGLGEKSGKLNRRGGRYTMWNSDKPCYDINEDPLYKSIPFFISSAGYGIYFDNTYRSTFDFGASKQDCLTISAPGGEMICYFIYGPSMPQIIEKYMQLTGSPIMPPVWALGFSQCRGLLTNEQLTRDIAAGYRTRRIPCDIIYQDIGWTNYLQDFNWRQGNYKDPAGMLSDLADNGFKVIVSQDPVISQNNTIQWKEADSMGYLVSDIRTGKAYDMPWPWGGNCGVVDFTNPAVAGWWGDYQQKAIRDGVKGFWTDMGEPAWSNTEDTDRLFMKHHLGMHNEIHNVYGHTWDKVVTEQFEKHNPGQRIFQMTRSAFAGMQRFTFGWSGDAGDGNDVTNGWKRLRYLIPLALSSGMSGIPFWSCDISGYCGDITDYEAMAELYVRWLQFGVFNPISRAHHEGNNAVEPWLFGPDAEEACTNAINTKYTLLPYIYSHARQTFDKGLPLMRPMVMAFPEDKETHNLDTQFMFGSDLLVAPVVHPNAHIAEVYLPEGEWASFNDPFTRYPGNQWIAYPVSLQTIPVFVKAGAVIPMMPVMQYIYEKPDAPVWFTVFPAANGNSSAMLYADDGESNDYKKDIYSTTGVKCSFRNHDIRLLFEKKDFNGGYNSGKRNTGVRIFTQNAPESVTLNGIKAKKLADTRLQESWYTGHNSAAWSYDKKNAILWIRFPETKDTSDITIKFSR; translated from the coding sequence ATGAAGATTCTGAAGCTACTGACTTTCTTCGTAATCGTATCCGGAACAATTTTCGCCCGCGACAATGATACCCCTGCCCCTGTTTTTCCGGGAAACTGCCTTTCGTATCAGATAACCGGGCCACAGGTGACCTTCCGGTGCGAATCTGAAATTAATGTAATGCTGAAACTCTGCTCACCGGGCATAATCAGGTTCTGGTATGAACAGGGTGAATTCAGCCGGCAGAATGAATCGTTTGCCGTTGTTAATGATGATATTGACAATCAACTTACATGGTCGGTTACCGAACAGGAATCAGGGTATGAATTATACACAACCTCACTGATTATCAGGATAAAGAAAAGACCTTTTCAGGTAAGGATTTACGACAAATACCAGAAACTTCTGCTCGAAGATTATGGCAATGAGGGTTTTGAGAAGGTTTCAGACACGATTATCTGCCGAAAACTGCTCAGAGACGGAGAAAATATATATGGATTGGGCGAAAAATCAGGGAAACTCAACCGCCGGGGCGGGCGCTATACAATGTGGAACAGTGATAAACCCTGCTACGACATCAATGAAGATCCGCTTTATAAAAGTATTCCCTTTTTTATCAGCAGTGCAGGGTATGGCATTTATTTCGACAATACTTACCGGAGCACTTTTGATTTCGGGGCTTCAAAACAGGACTGCCTGACTATTTCAGCTCCCGGGGGAGAAATGATCTGTTATTTTATTTATGGCCCTTCAATGCCGCAAATCATCGAAAAATACATGCAGCTTACAGGGAGTCCCATTATGCCTCCGGTGTGGGCCCTGGGCTTTTCACAGTGCAGGGGATTGCTCACCAATGAACAGCTTACCCGCGACATTGCCGCAGGCTATCGGACGCGCCGGATACCCTGCGACATTATTTACCAGGATATCGGGTGGACCAATTATCTGCAGGACTTCAACTGGAGACAGGGCAATTACAAAGACCCTGCCGGCATGCTGTCAGACCTGGCGGACAATGGTTTCAAAGTCATAGTTTCACAAGACCCTGTAATCTCACAAAATAATACCATACAATGGAAAGAGGCCGATTCAATGGGCTATCTGGTCAGCGATATACGAACCGGAAAAGCGTATGATATGCCCTGGCCCTGGGGAGGCAACTGCGGCGTGGTCGATTTTACCAATCCTGCCGTTGCCGGTTGGTGGGGCGACTATCAGCAGAAAGCCATCAGGGATGGTGTAAAAGGGTTCTGGACAGATATGGGCGAACCGGCATGGAGCAATACGGAAGACACCGACCGGCTGTTTATGAAACACCATCTGGGCATGCACAACGAAATTCATAATGTTTATGGCCATACCTGGGATAAGGTTGTAACTGAACAATTTGAAAAACACAATCCGGGCCAACGCATTTTTCAGATGACCCGGTCAGCATTTGCCGGTATGCAACGCTTCACCTTTGGATGGTCGGGCGATGCCGGTGATGGCAATGATGTAACAAACGGATGGAAGCGGCTAAGATACCTGATTCCGCTCGCCTTGTCCTCCGGTATGAGCGGTATTCCATTCTGGAGTTGCGATATTTCAGGCTACTGCGGCGATATAACCGACTACGAAGCCATGGCAGAATTGTATGTCCGCTGGCTTCAGTTCGGGGTTTTCAACCCGATAAGCAGGGCCCATCATGAAGGCAACAACGCGGTTGAACCCTGGCTGTTTGGCCCTGACGCTGAGGAGGCCTGTACCAACGCCATCAACACAAAATATACACTGCTCCCATATATTTACAGCCATGCAAGACAAACCTTTGACAAAGGGTTACCGCTTATGCGGCCAATGGTGATGGCATTCCCCGAAGACAAAGAAACACATAACCTCGATACTCAGTTTATGTTTGGCAGCGATTTGCTGGTAGCCCCGGTCGTGCACCCCAATGCACATATTGCTGAAGTGTACCTGCCCGAAGGGGAATGGGCCAGTTTCAACGATCCGTTTACCCGGTATCCGGGTAACCAGTGGATTGCATATCCGGTTTCATTGCAAACCATTCCTGTTTTCGTAAAGGCAGGCGCTGTTATACCCATGATGCCGGTTATGCAATACATTTATGAAAAGCCTGATGCCCCCGTATGGTTCACTGTTTTTCCCGCGGCCAACGGCAATTCATCCGCCATGCTATATGCAGACGATGGTGAGTCGAACGACTACAAAAAAGACATTTATTCGACAACCGGAGTTAAGTGCAGTTTCAGAAATCATGATATCAGGCTTCTGTTCGAAAAGAAAGATTTCAATGGGGGATATAACTCGGGTAAACGCAACACAGGAGTGAGAATATTTACACAGAATGCCCCTGAAAGTGTGACACTGAATGGTATTAAGGCTAAGAAACTTGCAGATACCAGGCTGCAGGAAAGCTGGTATACAGGCCATAATTCAGCTGCATGGTCATACGATAAAAAAAATGCGATTCTCTGGATCAGATTTCCGGAAACAAAAGATACCTCAGACATCACAATCAAATTTTCCCGTTAA
- a CDS encoding SusF/SusE family outer membrane protein has protein sequence MKRLTYIACCLMAMAFATGCKEDELADLNKGDTPLALTLSEQTLILNETNRDKTILSMNWTSGSNYGTNAAITYELQIAQAGTGFTDPLTYFPGKTVYNYTFTTKALNNAIRGHFNTQAGTGITLEARVIATVAADNVDPQVSPVVSFSVTTYEPVSETLFLYGTATSAGWDNSQAIAMTPAEVPGTFTWQGQLSSGGFKFLTVAGQDFPSYVKGNSQNSIVLRTSASQTDNPWTISDPGIYEIEVNLLALSVLITKMEGPAYSQIFMVGSAAPNGWDISNATELVQNPDNLYEFTYTGVMNPGEFKFPVNRNSDWQQDMYMKLDETHMYLHHGGDPDDSKWEIAKKGYYTITLNLQDLTISINRLKLYMVGSATPIGWDISNSIEMEEDATDGCIFKYSGPMIAGEFKFPVNRNSDWGQDMYMRLDDTHMYLHHGGDPDDNKWTLTEDGNYAITANVEALTINIQKL, from the coding sequence ATGAAACGATTAACATACATAGCATGCTGTCTGATGGCAATGGCATTTGCAACAGGCTGCAAAGAAGATGAACTCGCCGACCTGAATAAAGGCGACACTCCCCTGGCACTGACCCTTTCGGAGCAAACACTTATCCTGAACGAAACAAACAGGGATAAGACAATATTAAGTATGAACTGGACTTCGGGAAGCAACTATGGAACCAATGCCGCAATTACCTACGAATTACAGATAGCTCAGGCTGGCACAGGGTTTACCGATCCGCTTACTTATTTCCCGGGAAAAACAGTTTATAATTACACTTTTACCACCAAAGCGCTGAACAATGCAATAAGAGGGCATTTTAACACACAGGCGGGAACCGGAATTACATTAGAAGCCAGGGTCATTGCCACTGTAGCAGCAGACAATGTTGACCCACAGGTTTCACCGGTAGTAAGTTTCAGTGTGACCACTTATGAACCTGTTTCAGAAACCCTTTTCCTTTACGGTACTGCAACTTCCGCCGGTTGGGACAACAGTCAGGCCATCGCAATGACTCCGGCAGAAGTTCCCGGAACATTCACCTGGCAGGGACAGCTCAGCTCAGGCGGGTTTAAGTTCTTAACCGTTGCTGGTCAGGATTTCCCTTCTTATGTCAAAGGCAACAGCCAAAACAGTATCGTGCTGCGCACTTCGGCATCCCAAACCGACAACCCCTGGACTATTTCGGATCCGGGAATTTATGAAATCGAAGTCAATCTGCTCGCCCTTTCTGTTTTAATCACTAAAATGGAAGGACCGGCTTACAGTCAGATTTTTATGGTTGGAAGCGCTGCGCCCAACGGGTGGGATATCTCCAATGCAACCGAGCTCGTTCAAAATCCTGACAACCTGTATGAGTTTACTTACACCGGAGTAATGAACCCGGGCGAATTTAAATTCCCTGTAAACCGCAATTCCGACTGGCAACAGGACATGTATATGAAGCTGGATGAAACCCATATGTACCTGCATCACGGCGGAGACCCCGACGACAGCAAGTGGGAAATCGCGAAGAAGGGTTATTACACCATCACGCTGAATCTGCAGGACCTTACCATCAGCATCAACAGGCTCAAACTATACATGGTTGGCAGTGCTACTCCCATTGGCTGGGACATCAGTAATTCTATTGAGATGGAAGAGGATGCTACTGACGGGTGCATATTTAAATATTCGGGGCCTATGATTGCCGGCGAATTCAAATTCCCTGTCAACCGAAACTCCGACTGGGGCCAGGATATGTATATGAGACTGGACGATACCCATATGTACCTCCATCACGGAGGCGACCCCGACGATAACAAATGGACGCTGACAGAGGATGGCAATTACGCGATTACTGCAAATGTTGAAGCCCTGACAATAAACATTCAAAAACTTTAG
- a CDS encoding endo-dextranase: protein MQVTKAITNRPVFLFLVALIALSGCSKDKADTGNDSIPGNLPAPVFYNLAVESDKACYRPGEEVNFSLTGPISLPARVRYKNLNTLVEDIELNGTAWKWKTPDTDFKGYLAEVYGMDNNKEVIYASIAIDVSSDWTKFPRYGFLSNFGVADDQKIPQVIADLNRYHINGLQFYDWHNKHHKPLPVSGGMPETTWKDIGNRIVSLSTVKHYIQAAHDRNMKAMFYNLLYGAWDNAQADGVEREWYIFTDNTHTNLDFHALSNPFLSNLYLLDPSNTGWQHYLNAQHEIVYNHLDFDGYHIDQLGDRGNRYTYNGNFLNLAQSFGSFLESNNTAFPGKYAVMNAVNQYGQQTLAQSPVNFLYTEVWQPFDTYKDLTSIIKQNNMLTGATKNQVLAAYVNYELSDTREFFNDASVLFADAVIFAFGGAHLELGEHMLSREYFPNNKLRVSETLKTALIAYYDFMVAYQNLLRDGGIFNNITLHPVDDKVKFAAWPETSGCVSVAGKQVGERQVIHLINFSAATTTSWRDNSGIQAMPPIISGAKISFTHHGQINEIWMASPDIAGGSPRNLEFLKQGDKISIEIPSLKYWNMIVVE, encoded by the coding sequence ATGCAAGTGACCAAAGCCATTACAAACAGGCCGGTGTTTTTATTTCTCGTTGCCTTAATAGCTCTATCAGGATGCAGCAAGGATAAGGCAGATACAGGCAATGACAGCATCCCCGGAAACCTTCCGGCGCCTGTGTTTTATAATCTGGCCGTAGAATCGGACAAAGCCTGCTATCGGCCCGGCGAGGAGGTAAATTTCTCATTGACCGGACCCATAAGCCTGCCGGCAAGGGTAAGGTATAAAAACCTGAACACCCTGGTTGAAGATATTGAGCTTAACGGAACTGCCTGGAAATGGAAAACCCCCGATACCGATTTCAAAGGTTATCTTGCAGAAGTTTATGGGATGGATAACAACAAAGAAGTGATCTATGCTTCCATAGCGATTGATGTATCATCCGACTGGACAAAATTTCCGCGTTACGGATTCCTGAGCAATTTCGGTGTTGCAGATGATCAAAAAATCCCTCAGGTAATAGCTGATTTAAACCGTTATCACATTAACGGGCTTCAATTTTACGACTGGCACAACAAGCATCACAAACCCCTTCCTGTGTCAGGAGGAATGCCGGAGACAACCTGGAAAGATATCGGTAACAGAATTGTTAGTTTAAGCACAGTTAAACATTACATACAGGCGGCCCACGACCGGAATATGAAGGCCATGTTCTACAACCTGTTGTACGGCGCGTGGGACAATGCCCAGGCCGATGGGGTAGAACGGGAATGGTACATATTTACCGACAATACGCACACCAATCTTGATTTTCATGCACTTTCCAATCCGTTTCTGAGCAACCTCTATCTGCTGGATCCTTCTAATACAGGTTGGCAGCACTACCTGAATGCTCAGCATGAGATCGTCTATAACCACCTTGACTTTGACGGCTACCATATTGACCAACTGGGCGACAGAGGTAACAGGTACACTTACAATGGCAATTTCCTGAACCTGGCCCAGTCATTCGGCTCATTCCTGGAGTCAAACAACACTGCTTTCCCGGGAAAATATGCCGTTATGAATGCAGTAAATCAATACGGGCAGCAAACCCTTGCACAATCACCTGTCAACTTTCTTTACACTGAAGTATGGCAACCTTTCGACACCTACAAAGACCTGACATCTATCATCAAACAGAACAACATGCTGACAGGTGCAACAAAAAACCAGGTACTTGCCGCCTATGTAAATTACGAACTGTCAGATACAAGGGAATTCTTCAATGACGCATCGGTGCTGTTTGCCGATGCAGTAATCTTTGCTTTTGGAGGAGCGCATCTCGAACTGGGTGAACACATGCTCAGCAGGGAATATTTCCCGAATAACAAACTCCGGGTCAGCGAGACCCTCAAAACCGCCCTTATTGCGTATTACGATTTTATGGTAGCTTACCAGAACCTGTTGCGTGATGGAGGCATTTTTAATAACATAACCCTGCATCCGGTTGACGACAAGGTTAAATTCGCGGCATGGCCTGAAACAAGCGGCTGTGTTTCCGTAGCCGGCAAACAGGTTGGTGAACGCCAGGTGATTCATCTGATTAATTTTTCGGCTGCCACCACTACATCATGGCGCGACAACTCAGGAATTCAGGCGATGCCCCCAATCATCAGCGGGGCAAAAATATCATTTACCCATCACGGCCAGATAAACGAAATCTGGATGGCATCACCTGACATCGCCGGCGGTTCACCCCGGAATCTGGAGTTCCTGAAGCAAGGCGACAAAATCAGCATTGAAATCCCTTCGCTGAAGTATTGGAACATGATTGTTGTGGAATAA
- a CDS encoding RagB/SusD family nutrient uptake outer membrane protein: MKTLKYTLACLMLISLAACEKFLDTAPLDSINTSNFYKTKEDAIAAINGAYQPLQWPKLYNMRIWTTDIWAGNSLVGAGGGTDGIETQDIANFVTSTDNAAALDVWRGPAPGILRCNLVLENVPGMDIDQDLKNRITGEAYFLRANYYFILVRLFGDVPLITKAQTPDDDLRPRRTAASVVYDTIIGDLKRAIELLPQREAYSGADIGRASKGAATGMLAKVYLTLGRYDETVNLCQRVTSLGYTLNENYTDNFNPSRKNSPESLFEVQYYGKTSYSFWDNENQASWVSTFTGPRNSDFVAGGWGWNQPTQEFVSLYENGDNRKEATILYDGCPSFDEKEYKASFSSTGYNLRKFLVSKSVTEDYDGSPANWPVLRYADVLLMEAEALCELNRTGEAYGPLNQVRNRAGLDNLSGLSQSALRDAIRKERRIELAFEGSRWFDLIRYDNGQYAAAFFNSIGKTNFSSKFLLLPIPQKEIDANPNLTQNSGY, translated from the coding sequence ATGAAAACCTTAAAATATACCCTTGCATGCCTGATGCTGATTTCATTGGCTGCATGCGAAAAGTTTCTTGACACTGCCCCCCTCGACAGCATCAATACCTCTAACTTCTACAAGACGAAAGAAGATGCCATTGCAGCCATTAACGGTGCATATCAGCCGCTGCAGTGGCCCAAGCTATACAATATGAGGATCTGGACAACCGATATCTGGGCCGGAAACAGCCTTGTCGGCGCCGGCGGGGGTACCGATGGTATCGAAACCCAGGATATTGCAAACTTTGTTACATCAACCGACAATGCAGCTGCTCTTGACGTGTGGAGGGGGCCCGCTCCCGGAATCCTGAGGTGCAACCTGGTACTGGAGAATGTTCCCGGAATGGACATTGACCAGGATCTTAAAAACCGGATAACCGGAGAGGCTTACTTCCTGAGGGCCAATTACTATTTTATCCTTGTAAGGCTGTTTGGAGATGTTCCGTTAATCACCAAAGCCCAGACCCCGGATGATGACCTCCGGCCCCGCCGCACTGCCGCCTCAGTTGTTTATGATACCATTATAGGCGACCTGAAACGTGCTATTGAACTGTTGCCTCAGCGCGAGGCATATTCGGGTGCTGATATCGGACGGGCCAGCAAAGGAGCCGCCACCGGGATGCTCGCAAAGGTTTATCTGACGCTGGGCAGGTATGACGAAACCGTTAATCTGTGCCAGAGGGTAACATCACTGGGCTATACTTTAAACGAAAACTATACCGATAACTTCAACCCATCAAGAAAAAACTCACCGGAGAGCCTCTTCGAGGTTCAGTATTACGGTAAAACCAGTTACAGTTTCTGGGACAACGAAAATCAGGCCAGTTGGGTCAGCACATTCACAGGCCCCCGGAATTCAGATTTTGTAGCCGGAGGTTGGGGATGGAACCAGCCCACCCAGGAGTTTGTAAGCCTTTATGAAAACGGCGACAATCGCAAAGAAGCAACGATTCTTTATGATGGATGTCCCTCTTTCGATGAAAAAGAGTATAAAGCTTCATTTTCATCAACAGGATACAACCTGCGCAAATTCCTGGTTTCAAAATCTGTAACTGAAGATTACGATGGCAGTCCTGCCAACTGGCCGGTGTTGCGCTATGCCGATGTATTGCTGATGGAAGCAGAAGCCCTATGCGAATTAAACCGCACAGGCGAAGCTTATGGCCCGCTTAATCAGGTGCGCAACAGGGCCGGATTGGACAATCTGAGCGGTTTGTCGCAGTCAGCCCTGCGCGATGCCATCAGAAAAGAAAGAAGAATAGAACTTGCATTCGAAGGCTCACGATGGTTCGACCTGATCCGTTATGACAATGGTCAGTATGCTGCTGCATTCTTCAACAGCATTGGTAAAACAAATTTTTCATCAAAGTTCCTTCTGTTGCCGATTCCGCAAAAGGAAATTGATGCCAACCCCAATTTAACTCAAAATTCAGGTTACTAA